The Candidatus Niyogibacteria bacterium CG10_big_fil_rev_8_21_14_0_10_46_36 genome includes the window AGATATGTGGATGTATATCTAGTATACCAGAAATAAAACTCCGGCGTCATCCATTATTTTCTCCGATTCGTCTTTCCCGTTTTAAGCTTGCCTATCTTCCGCAAATATTGGACTTCCTTCGCCCGGGACATACGCCGAAGCGCGGCGTCTTTTTTCTTTTTTTGAGACAATGGACGCGCGCGGAATTGGCCCGAGCGAACCTTACGCACGACCCCTAATTGCTGCGCTTTTTTAGAAAAACGCCGAACAAGCGCTCCCGGAGTTTCGCTCTGGCGCCGTTTAACTTCTATAATTGTGGTATTTTTTGCACTCATAATTATTTATGTGGCTCTGCCTTGTCCCATCCCCCCATAAGATGAAGATGTATGTGATCGATAAGTTGTCCTCCCTTTCGTCCTACATTAAACAATAATTTATATCCGTCAATATGTTTCTCCCGCGCCACATCCCGCGCTTTCAAAAAAAGCTTTCCCACCAAAGGGGCGTCCCCATCTTCTAATTCGCTTACAGAAACAATATGC containing:
- a CDS encoding histidine triad nucleotide-binding protein; this translates as MDSCLFCSIVRKEKEADIVSEDSDIVVFTDIRPSAPVHLLIVPRKHIVSVSELEDGDAPLVGKLFLKARDVAREKHIDGYKLLFNVGRKGGQLIDHIHLHLMGGWDKAEPHK